In Miscanthus floridulus cultivar M001 chromosome 5, ASM1932011v1, whole genome shotgun sequence, one genomic interval encodes:
- the LOC136450286 gene encoding peroxiredoxin-2C translates to MAPIAVGDSLPDGQLGWFDENDQLQQVSVHALAAGKKVILFGVPGAFTPTCSNQHVPGFITQAEQLKAKGVDEILLISVNDPFVMKAWAKTYPENKHVKFLADGSGAYTKALDLELDLTEKGLGVRSKRFALLADDLKVTVANIEEGGQFTISGAEEILKAL, encoded by the exons ATGGCTCCGATCGCTGTCGGTGACTCCCTCCCCGACGGCCAGCTCGGGTGGTTCGACGAGAACGACCAGCTGCAGCAGGTCTCCGTCCACGCGCTCGCCGCCGGCAAGAAGGTCATCCTCTTCGGCGTCCCCGGCGCCTTCACCCCGACCTGCAG CAACCAGCATGTGCCAGGCTTCATTACACAGGCTGAGCAGCTCAAAGCCAAGGGTGTAGATGAGATCCTGCTTATCAGCG TTAACGACCCATTTGTCATGAAGGCATGGGCAAAGACTTACCCTGAGAACAAACATGTGAAGTTCCTTGCTGACGGATCTGGAGCATACACCAAGGCACTCGATCTTGAGCTTGATCTTACAGAGAAAGGACTGGGCGTCCGCTCAAAAAGGTTTGCTCTTCTGGCTGACGACCTCAAGGTCACTGTCGCAAACATCGAGGAAGGTGGACAGTTCACAATCTCCGGTGCTGAGGAGATCCTGAAAGCCCTTTAG
- the LOC136450285 gene encoding rop guanine nucleotide exchange factor 12-like, which yields MVGGFLRRGHSLDRFLSRRRRAVSPSPSFSSSSSSSSSPSSPRGSSVRSGMAEDDDDAPTTAPPPLPLQKRVLSRSHGSRATPGRSQSQDLPPVPSRTVRDSGPPSELDLMKEKFAKLLLGEDMSGTGKGVSSALALSNAITNLAASIFGEQRRLEPMSAERRSRWNKEIDCLLSVADHIVEFAPSQQVSEDGTNIEVMGTQQRGDLLVNIPALRKLDAMLLEYLDSFGEAQEFWYVAKEADGGEDADDTCNKWWIPTVRVPAEGLSEASRKWLQHQKELVGQVLKAAMAINADVLGEMEIPEEYIESLPKNGRSILGDSIYKIITDDVFDPNELLQSVDLSTEHKIVDLKDRIEASVVIWHRKICHKLSWAHAGVSLEKREEFEERAQTALLILKHRFPGIPQSSLDISKIQYNTDVGYAILESYSRTLESLVFAVLSRIEDVLHADAVACDPNKRNKSRRRPSLESHVPDATAEAHHGSCVHWQDQDAEDGEKHPDGNNGRKLKKIHRVVTKKFLHTQQIDNVASGLKSFTHR from the exons TTCCTGTCGAGGAGGCGGCGGGCCGTCTCGCCCAGCCCCTCgttctcgtcgtcgtcgtcctcctcctcttcgcCGTCGTCTCCGCGTGGCAGCAGCGTCAGGAGCGGGATggcggaggacgacgacgacgcgccCACCAcggcgccaccgccgctgccgctgcagaAACGAGTCCTGTCCAGGAGCCATGGCTCGCGGGCCACTCCTGGCCGGTCCCAGTCCCAGGACCTGCCGCCGGTGCCATCGAGAACCGTCCGCGACAGTGGACCGCCTTCAG AGTTGGATTTGATGAAGGAGAAATTCGCCAAGCTGCTGCTTGGGGAGGACATGTCCGGCACGGGCAAAGGGGTGTCCTCCGCTCTCGCTCTCTCCAATGCCATCACAAACCTCGCAGCCTCCATATTCGGCGAACAGCGCCGCCTCGAGCCCATGTCTGCGGAGCGGAGATCGCGATGGAACAAGGAAATCGACTGCCTCCTCTCGGTCGCCGACCACATCGTCGAGTTCGCTCCCTCGCAACAAGTATCCGAGGATGGAACAAACATCGAG GTGATGGGCACTCAGCAGCGCGGTGATCTCCTTGTCAACATCCCCGCCTTGCGAAAACTCGACGCCATGCTCCTC GAGTATCTTGACAGTTTCGGCGAGGCCCAGGAGTTCTGGTACGTGGCGAAAGAAGCGGACGGCGGTGAGGACGCTGACGACACGTGCAACAAATGGTGGATCCCGACGGTGAGGGTCCCCGCCGAGGGCCTGTCGGAGGCGTCCAGGAAGTGGCTTCAGCACCAGAAGGAGCTTGTAGGGCAAGTGCTCAAGGCGGCCATGGCCATCAACGCCGATGTCCTCGGAGAGATGGAGATCCCCGAGGAGTACATCGAGTCCCTCCCAAAG AATGGAAGGTCCATTCTTGGAGACTCGATATACAAAATCATAACCGACGATGTTTTCGACCCCAACGAGCTCCTGCAGTCCGTAGACCTGTCGACAGAGCACAAGATCGTGGATCTCAAGGACCGGATCGAGGCCTCCGTCGTCATCTGGCACAGGAAGATCTGTCACAAGCTATCGTGGGCCCATGCTGGCGTCAGCTTGGAGAAGCGGGAGGAGTTCGAAGAGCGGGCACAGACTGCCCTGCTCATCCTCAAGCACCGGTTCCCCGGCATCCCTCAATCGTCGCTCGACATCAGCAAGATCCAGTACAACACG GATGTTGGGTATGCCATCTTGGAGAGCTACTCCAGGACACTGGAGAGCTTAGTTTTTGCAGTTTTGTCTCGGATTGAAGACGTTCTCCACGCCGACGCCGTCGCCTGTGATCCCAACAAGCGGAACAAGTCTAGGAGACGGCCTAGTCTAGAGTCTCATGTTCCTGATGCCACCGCTGAAGCGCATCACGGCAGTTGCGTGCATTGGCAGGACCAAGACGCTGAGGACGGCGAGAAGCATCCGGATGGTAATAACGGTAGAAAGCTGAAGAAGATTCACAGGGTGGTGACGAAGAAGTTCCTTCACACACAACAAATCGACAATGTGGCGAGTGGGTTGAAGAGCTTCACACACAGATAG